One genomic segment of Microbacterium maritypicum includes these proteins:
- a CDS encoding glycoside hydrolase family 13 protein gives MAQLEQIAAPGSEWWRSAVIYQIYPRSFADASGDGIGDLPGITSRLDALQELGVDAIWLSPFMTSPQRDAGYDVADYRDVDPLFGTLADFDDMLEAAHARNIRVVVDLVPNHSSDQHVWFQQALKAAPGSPERARYIFRDGKGENGELPPNNWESVFGGGMWERVVEADGTPGQWYLHIFDATQPDFDWTNEEVREEFRSILRFWLDRGVDGFRVDVAHGMIKADGLPDYTPPSDADSMGGGESNVPYWGQDGVHDIYRDWHKVLAEYDGDRALCGEAWMPTLKQTALWVRPDEMHQTFNFPYLMTPWDAKALGDVIRESLDDFGAVGAPSTWVLSNHDVVRHASRLALTAENPQGEGIGPNTPSKPDTAIGLARARAATTLMLALPGSSYLYQGEELGLPEAMEIPDEYRQDPTWFRTNGERYGRDGCRVPLPWEAEAPAFGFNDTGLSWLPQPADWSAYARDVEEVDPSSTLALYKRLLAARREHGFGSGSLVWEDAGPDAVAFRRGDVHVVANLGTAPIDLPADALVILQSQPFEGASIPVDTAVWYTTAIQA, from the coding sequence ATGGCACAGCTTGAGCAGATCGCAGCCCCCGGTTCCGAGTGGTGGCGCAGCGCCGTCATCTACCAGATCTACCCCCGTTCCTTCGCGGATGCCTCGGGTGACGGCATCGGCGACCTGCCGGGCATCACCAGCCGGCTCGACGCCCTGCAGGAGCTCGGCGTCGACGCGATCTGGCTGAGCCCGTTCATGACCAGCCCGCAGCGTGACGCCGGCTACGACGTGGCCGACTACCGCGACGTCGACCCGCTGTTCGGCACGCTCGCCGACTTCGACGACATGCTCGAAGCGGCCCACGCACGCAACATCCGCGTGGTGGTCGACCTGGTGCCGAACCACTCCTCCGACCAGCACGTCTGGTTCCAGCAGGCACTGAAGGCCGCGCCGGGAAGCCCCGAGCGCGCGCGCTACATCTTCCGCGACGGCAAGGGCGAGAACGGCGAGCTTCCGCCGAACAACTGGGAGTCGGTGTTCGGCGGCGGCATGTGGGAGCGCGTCGTCGAGGCCGACGGCACCCCCGGCCAGTGGTACCTGCACATCTTCGACGCCACCCAGCCCGACTTCGACTGGACCAATGAAGAGGTGCGCGAGGAGTTCCGCTCCATCCTGCGCTTCTGGCTCGACCGCGGTGTCGACGGCTTCCGCGTCGACGTGGCGCACGGCATGATCAAGGCCGACGGCCTGCCCGACTACACGCCCCCGAGCGATGCCGACTCCATGGGCGGCGGCGAGTCGAACGTGCCGTACTGGGGCCAGGACGGCGTGCACGACATCTACCGCGACTGGCACAAGGTGCTCGCCGAGTACGACGGCGACCGCGCGCTGTGCGGCGAGGCCTGGATGCCGACGCTCAAGCAGACCGCTCTCTGGGTGCGTCCGGACGAGATGCACCAGACCTTCAACTTCCCGTATCTGATGACGCCGTGGGATGCGAAGGCGCTGGGCGATGTCATCCGCGAGTCCCTCGACGACTTCGGCGCGGTGGGCGCCCCCAGCACCTGGGTGCTGTCGAACCACGACGTCGTGCGCCACGCCTCGCGCCTCGCGCTGACCGCCGAGAACCCCCAGGGCGAGGGCATCGGCCCGAACACCCCGAGCAAGCCGGACACCGCGATCGGCCTGGCTCGCGCCCGCGCCGCGACCACGCTCATGCTGGCACTGCCCGGTTCCTCGTACCTGTACCAGGGCGAGGAGCTCGGGCTGCCCGAAGCCATGGAGATCCCGGACGAGTACCGTCAGGACCCGACCTGGTTCCGCACGAACGGCGAGCGCTACGGACGCGACGGATGCCGCGTACCGCTGCCGTGGGAGGCGGAGGCTCCGGCCTTCGGCTTCAACGACACCGGTCTCTCGTGGCTCCCGCAGCCCGCCGACTGGTCGGCCTACGCCCGCGATGTCGAGGAGGTCGACCCCTCGTCGACGCTCGCGCTGTACAAGCGTCTGCTGGCCGCTCGTCGTGAGCACGGCTTCGGCAGCGGCTCGCTGGTCTGGGAGGACGCCGGTCCCGACGCGGTGGCCTTCCGCCGCGGTGACGTACACGTGGTCGCGAACCTCGGCACCGCGCCGATCGACCTGCCGGCCGATGCCCTCGTGATCCTGCAGAGCCAGCCGTTCGAAGGCGCATCGATCCCGGTCGACACCGCCGTCTGGTACACCACCGCAATCCAGGCCTGA
- the soxR gene encoding redox-sensitive transcriptional activator SoxR yields the protein MSPHAPDEPLTIGEMTRRTGVAASALHFYESLGLIASTRTPGNQRRYARHMLRRVSLITVAKRLGIPLSDVQTAFADVPLTETPSHADWQRASRRWKRELEKRREGIERLERELTGCIGCGCLSMKACGLLNPDDALGTQGAGPQRLQD from the coding sequence ATGAGTCCGCACGCACCCGACGAGCCGCTGACGATCGGTGAGATGACCAGGCGCACCGGAGTCGCCGCTTCCGCTCTGCACTTCTACGAGTCGCTCGGTCTCATCGCCTCGACCCGCACTCCCGGGAACCAGCGCCGCTACGCCCGGCACATGCTGCGCCGCGTCTCGCTCATCACGGTCGCCAAACGCCTCGGCATCCCGCTGTCCGACGTGCAGACGGCTTTCGCCGACGTGCCCCTGACCGAGACTCCGAGCCACGCCGACTGGCAGCGGGCCTCGAGGCGCTGGAAGCGCGAACTCGAGAAGCGCCGTGAGGGCATCGAACGACTCGAACGCGAACTCACCGGATGCATCGGCTGCGGCTGCCTGTCGATGAAGGCGTGCGGCCTGCTCAACCCCGACGACGCCCTGGGCACCCAGGGCGCCGGCCCCCAGCGCCTGCAGGACTGA
- a CDS encoding FAD-dependent oxidoreductase — translation MTVAEPRIAIVGAGPAGIYAADILLGRVPNASIDLFEKLPAPYGLVRYGVAPDHPRIRKITDALHEVLVNPRIRLRCNVEIGVDVGIDELRAAYDGVIVATGADLDVALDIPGIDLPGSFGAADFVAWYDGHPDAPRTWPLTAETVAVLGAGNVALDVTRILATHASALTRTDTPDAVLDQLAASPLRDVHLFARRGPADVRFSAMELRELAEQDDVDVIVDPEELALDEHAERMVAQFSQRRIIVRTMTEWAALDPASRTASRRIHLHLRQRPVRLLGSDAVTGIEMERTASDELGRMVGTGHLLRYEVGAVYRAVGYRSTPVPGMPFDGDLGVVPHVEGRVVDAEGAPIPRLYATGWIKRGPVGLIGSTKSDAAQTIGHLVDDLDALEREARDDDPIAHLTHAVDFDGWLRIDAAERSAGADRGRERTKLVEREEMLMHAKQEQMMEAGR, via the coding sequence ATGACCGTCGCCGAACCCCGCATCGCCATCGTCGGGGCGGGCCCTGCGGGCATCTACGCCGCCGACATCCTGCTCGGCCGCGTGCCGAACGCGTCGATCGACCTGTTCGAGAAGCTGCCGGCGCCCTACGGCCTGGTCCGCTACGGCGTCGCCCCCGACCATCCGCGCATCCGCAAGATCACCGATGCGCTGCACGAGGTGCTCGTGAACCCGCGCATCCGGCTGCGGTGCAACGTCGAGATCGGCGTCGACGTCGGGATCGATGAGCTGCGTGCGGCGTACGACGGGGTGATCGTGGCGACGGGGGCCGACCTCGACGTCGCCCTCGACATCCCCGGCATCGATCTGCCCGGATCCTTCGGCGCGGCCGACTTCGTCGCCTGGTACGACGGGCACCCTGATGCGCCGCGCACCTGGCCTCTCACGGCGGAGACGGTGGCCGTGCTCGGTGCGGGCAACGTGGCGCTCGACGTGACGAGGATCCTCGCCACGCACGCCTCGGCGCTGACCCGCACCGACACTCCGGATGCCGTGCTCGATCAGCTCGCGGCCAGCCCGCTGCGCGACGTGCACCTGTTCGCCCGTCGGGGCCCCGCCGACGTGCGGTTCTCGGCCATGGAGCTGCGAGAGCTCGCCGAGCAGGACGATGTCGACGTGATCGTCGACCCGGAGGAGCTCGCTCTCGACGAGCACGCCGAGCGGATGGTCGCCCAGTTCTCGCAGCGCCGCATCATCGTGCGCACGATGACCGAGTGGGCGGCCCTCGATCCGGCGAGCCGCACCGCCTCGCGCCGCATCCACCTGCACCTGCGGCAGCGCCCGGTGCGACTGCTCGGCTCCGACGCCGTGACAGGCATCGAGATGGAGCGCACCGCCTCCGACGAGCTGGGCCGGATGGTCGGTACCGGGCACCTGCTGCGCTATGAGGTCGGGGCGGTCTATCGTGCCGTGGGCTACCGCTCGACCCCTGTTCCAGGGATGCCGTTCGACGGCGATCTCGGCGTCGTGCCGCACGTCGAGGGACGCGTCGTGGACGCGGAGGGCGCACCGATCCCGCGGCTGTACGCGACCGGCTGGATCAAGCGCGGTCCGGTCGGGCTGATCGGCTCGACCAAATCGGACGCCGCGCAGACCATCGGACATCTCGTGGACGACCTCGACGCCCTGGAGCGCGAGGCCCGCGACGACGACCCGATCGCGCATCTCACCCACGCCGTCGACTTCGACGGGTGGCTGCGCATCGATGCGGCCGAGCGCAGCGCCGGCGCCGACCGCGGTCGCGAGCGGACCAAGCTCGTCGAGCGTGAGGAGATGCTGATGCATGCCAAGCAGGAACAGATGATGGAGGCCGGCCGATGA
- a CDS encoding FAD-dependent oxidoreductase: MTSAEPLTVVIVGGVAGGMSAAARLRRLDEHAQIVVFERGPEVSYANCGLPYYVGGAIAERESLLLQTPPSLRSRFRLDVRVRHDVVRVDTAQKVVEVMDVDTGHRFTQRYDTLILATGARPRRDEPLSDVPVRSLRTVEDADVIDASLSRPGVPVVVVGGGYTGLEAVENLVARGASVTLVQRGPHLLSPLDAEMAAPIAAEIRARGVDVRLGVEVATAGSGAVTLSDGSSVAAELVIDASGVVPETALAEGAGIRLGETGGIAVDSMCRTSAPDVFAVGDGVEKLELVGGDTALITMAGLANRHGRMVADLIAGRTETVRPALGTGIVRVFGIAAAKVGWSERQLRAAGREFYVVHVHPGSHAGYYPGAETLSMKLLADPGSDAILGVQIVGRDGVDKRIDVVATAMQAGMPAAELAHLELAYAPQFGSAKDAVNILGYVAENTRTGTTPTIQWHELEAAQAAGATLIDVRSPAEFAAGAIPGALNVPVDELRDRRDELPDGPVVVHCQVGLRGHIATRILRQYGVDARNLDGGYRTWRDATLLRG; encoded by the coding sequence ATGACGTCCGCCGAACCGCTCACGGTCGTCATCGTCGGCGGTGTCGCCGGGGGGATGTCCGCGGCTGCGCGCCTGCGCCGGCTCGACGAGCACGCGCAGATCGTGGTCTTCGAACGCGGACCCGAGGTCTCCTACGCGAACTGCGGGCTGCCCTATTACGTGGGAGGCGCGATCGCAGAACGCGAGTCGCTGCTCCTGCAGACGCCCCCGTCGCTGCGCAGCCGCTTCCGACTCGACGTCCGCGTGCGTCACGATGTCGTGCGCGTGGACACCGCCCAGAAGGTGGTCGAGGTCATGGACGTCGACACCGGGCACCGCTTCACGCAGCGCTACGACACGCTGATCCTCGCCACCGGTGCGCGCCCGCGGCGGGATGAGCCCCTCTCCGACGTCCCCGTCCGCAGTCTGCGGACGGTCGAAGACGCGGACGTGATCGATGCGTCGCTCTCACGCCCCGGAGTGCCGGTGGTGGTCGTCGGCGGTGGCTACACGGGCCTGGAAGCGGTCGAGAACCTCGTCGCACGGGGAGCGTCGGTCACCCTCGTGCAGCGGGGGCCCCACCTGCTCTCTCCTCTCGATGCGGAGATGGCCGCCCCGATAGCCGCCGAGATCCGTGCGCGCGGTGTCGACGTGCGCCTCGGGGTCGAGGTCGCCACGGCGGGGAGCGGCGCCGTCACGCTCAGCGACGGGTCGTCGGTCGCCGCGGAACTGGTCATCGATGCCTCCGGCGTCGTACCGGAGACGGCGCTGGCGGAGGGCGCCGGCATCCGCCTCGGTGAGACCGGCGGCATCGCGGTCGATTCGATGTGCCGCACGAGCGCGCCCGACGTGTTCGCTGTGGGAGACGGCGTCGAGAAGCTCGAGCTCGTGGGCGGTGACACGGCTCTCATCACCATGGCCGGCCTCGCGAACCGACACGGCCGCATGGTGGCCGATCTCATCGCGGGGCGGACCGAGACGGTGCGACCCGCACTCGGCACCGGGATCGTCCGCGTGTTCGGGATCGCCGCGGCGAAGGTGGGGTGGAGTGAACGGCAGCTCCGGGCGGCGGGGCGCGAGTTCTACGTCGTGCACGTGCACCCCGGATCCCATGCGGGGTACTACCCCGGTGCCGAGACGCTGTCGATGAAGCTGCTCGCCGACCCTGGATCCGACGCCATCCTCGGGGTGCAGATCGTCGGGCGGGACGGTGTGGACAAGCGGATCGACGTGGTGGCGACGGCCATGCAGGCCGGCATGCCCGCGGCCGAGCTCGCGCATCTCGAGCTCGCCTACGCGCCGCAGTTCGGCTCGGCGAAGGACGCGGTGAACATCCTCGGCTACGTCGCGGAGAACACCCGCACCGGCACCACTCCGACGATCCAGTGGCATGAGCTCGAGGCCGCGCAGGCGGCGGGAGCCACCTTGATCGACGTGCGCTCGCCCGCGGAGTTCGCGGCCGGGGCGATTCCCGGTGCCCTCAACGTGCCGGTCGATGAGCTCAGGGATCGGCGGGACGAACTGCCGGACGGGCCCGTCGTGGTCCACTGCCAGGTCGGATTGCGCGGGCACATCGCCACCCGGATCCTCCGGCAGTACGGTGTCGACGCGCGCAACCTCGACGGCGGCTATCGCACCTGGCGCGACGCCACCCTGCTTCGCGGCTAG
- a CDS encoding exo-beta-d-1,3/1,6-glucosidase yields MTSQTLTTQLPYQDPALSIPERVADLLSRMTLEEKVGQMLQLDARDDIDDHIARRHAGSILHTSPERILRANELTAQTRLRIPLLVAEDCIHGHSFWPGATIYPTQLGMAASWDSDLVERVARATAEEVAVTGIHWTFSPVLCIARDLRWGRIDETFGEDPFLIGELASAMVRGYQGDGLDDPTAILATAKHFAGYSETQGGRDASEADISRRKLRSWFLPPFERVAREGCRTFMLGYQTTDGVPITTNDWLLSDVLRGEWGYTGTLITDWDNVGRMVWEQRIQPDITHAAAAAVRAGNDMIMTTPSFFEGALDAVAEGMLADDAFDAAAARILTLKFELGLFENPRLPGTELDAVVGSAAHAELNLEVARRSLVLLENDGVLPLDPTAALKIAVTGPLADDAQTQLGDWAGGSGQAGWLDGQPREMITTVLDGLQSVDGWTITHARGADILTLEEDPQGPFFPDKQPRPPVVKACEPDAALIAEAVAAASDSDVVVAVVGDRIELVGEGRSTATLELIGGQNALIDALIATGTPVVIVLLASKPLVLPASASKAAAVIWAANPGMQGGRALADIISGAAEPSGRLPISFARHVGQQPTYYNQIRGQHGDRYADLTQSPAWAFGEGLSYTTVEYSDLTLEATSLRESDTIVGHVTVSNTGERPVRETVQVYVRDSVTSVSWTDKELKAFRQVDLAPGESARVRVELPVADCTIVDAAGNRIIEAGAFELLVGPSSRDEALLSADFEVA; encoded by the coding sequence ATGACCTCTCAGACTCTGACCACGCAGCTCCCGTACCAGGACCCCGCTCTCTCGATCCCCGAACGCGTGGCCGACCTCCTCAGCCGCATGACGCTGGAGGAGAAGGTCGGGCAGATGCTCCAGCTCGACGCCCGCGACGACATCGACGACCACATCGCCCGCCGTCACGCCGGATCGATCCTGCACACCTCGCCCGAGCGCATCCTGCGGGCGAACGAGCTCACGGCGCAGACCCGGCTCCGCATCCCGCTGCTGGTGGCGGAGGACTGCATCCACGGGCACTCGTTCTGGCCGGGAGCGACGATCTACCCCACGCAGCTCGGCATGGCCGCGTCGTGGGATTCCGACCTCGTCGAGCGCGTCGCACGCGCGACCGCCGAAGAGGTCGCGGTGACCGGCATCCACTGGACGTTCTCTCCCGTGCTGTGCATCGCGCGCGACCTGCGCTGGGGTCGCATCGACGAGACCTTCGGCGAAGACCCGTTCCTGATCGGCGAGCTGGCCTCGGCGATGGTGCGCGGCTACCAGGGCGACGGACTCGACGATCCGACCGCGATCCTCGCGACCGCCAAGCACTTCGCCGGGTATTCCGAGACGCAGGGCGGGCGTGATGCGAGCGAGGCCGACATCTCACGGCGCAAGCTGCGCTCGTGGTTCCTGCCGCCGTTCGAGCGCGTCGCCCGCGAAGGATGCCGCACGTTCATGCTCGGCTATCAGACCACCGACGGCGTGCCGATCACGACCAACGACTGGCTGCTCAGCGACGTGCTGCGCGGTGAGTGGGGCTACACCGGCACGCTCATCACCGACTGGGACAACGTCGGTCGCATGGTGTGGGAGCAGCGGATCCAGCCCGACATCACGCACGCGGCCGCGGCAGCCGTGCGGGCGGGCAACGACATGATCATGACCACGCCGTCGTTCTTCGAAGGAGCACTGGACGCGGTGGCCGAGGGCATGCTCGCCGACGACGCGTTCGATGCGGCGGCCGCGCGCATCCTCACGCTCAAGTTCGAGTTGGGGTTGTTCGAGAACCCGCGTCTTCCCGGAACCGAGCTCGACGCCGTGGTGGGCAGTGCGGCGCACGCCGAGCTGAACCTCGAGGTCGCCCGACGCTCGCTGGTGCTCCTCGAGAACGACGGTGTGCTGCCGCTCGATCCCACGGCGGCGCTGAAGATCGCCGTGACCGGGCCTCTCGCCGACGATGCCCAGACACAGCTCGGCGACTGGGCAGGCGGCTCCGGCCAGGCGGGCTGGCTCGACGGCCAGCCCCGCGAGATGATCACGACCGTGCTCGACGGTCTGCAGTCGGTCGACGGCTGGACCATCACGCACGCCCGCGGCGCCGACATCCTCACGCTCGAAGAAGACCCGCAGGGGCCGTTCTTCCCCGACAAGCAGCCGCGTCCGCCGGTGGTGAAGGCCTGCGAGCCGGATGCCGCGCTGATCGCGGAGGCTGTCGCCGCGGCATCCGACTCCGACGTCGTCGTGGCGGTCGTCGGCGACCGGATCGAGCTGGTCGGCGAAGGGCGCTCCACTGCGACGCTCGAGCTCATCGGCGGGCAGAACGCCCTGATCGATGCGCTCATCGCGACCGGCACGCCCGTCGTGATCGTGCTGCTCGCCTCGAAGCCGCTCGTGCTCCCGGCATCGGCATCGAAGGCCGCCGCCGTGATCTGGGCGGCGAACCCCGGCATGCAGGGCGGGCGCGCACTCGCCGACATCATCTCCGGCGCGGCCGAACCGTCGGGGCGCCTGCCGATCTCGTTCGCGCGCCACGTCGGCCAGCAGCCGACCTATTACAACCAGATCCGCGGACAGCACGGCGATCGCTATGCCGACCTCACGCAGTCGCCCGCCTGGGCATTCGGCGAGGGCCTCTCGTACACGACGGTGGAGTACTCCGACCTGACGCTCGAGGCGACTTCGTTGCGGGAGTCCGACACGATCGTCGGTCACGTCACGGTGTCGAACACAGGGGAGCGGCCCGTGCGCGAGACCGTGCAGGTCTACGTGCGCGACTCCGTGACGAGCGTGAGCTGGACCGACAAGGAGCTCAAGGCCTTCCGTCAGGTCGACCTCGCCCCCGGCGAGTCCGCGCGCGTGCGGGTGGAGCTGCCGGTCGCCGACTGCACGATCGTGGATGCCGCGGGCAACCGCATCATCGAGGCCGGCGCCTTCGAGCTGCTCGTCGGCCCCAGCTCCCGCGACGAGGCTCTCCTCTCCGCGGACTTCGAGGTCGCCTGA
- a CDS encoding metal-sensitive transcriptional regulator, which produces MSSADAETQRKIVNRLKRAQGQLGAVIAAVESGGDCRAVVTQLAAVTSALDKAGFQIIASAMKECLTDPEAEAETATDTGGVSMAELERLFLSLA; this is translated from the coding sequence ATGTCATCCGCAGACGCCGAGACTCAGCGCAAGATCGTCAATCGACTCAAGCGCGCGCAGGGACAGCTCGGGGCCGTGATCGCCGCCGTCGAAAGCGGAGGCGACTGCCGCGCGGTGGTCACACAGCTCGCCGCCGTCACCTCGGCGCTCGACAAGGCGGGCTTCCAGATCATCGCCTCCGCCATGAAGGAGTGCCTGACCGACCCGGAGGCGGAGGCGGAGACGGCCACCGACACCGGTGGGGTGTCGATGGCCGAACTGGAGAGGCTGTTCCTCTCCCTCGCGTGA
- a CDS encoding LacI family DNA-binding transcriptional regulator has product MASIDEVARLAGVSTATVSRALSGRGHVSESAKERVQAAAQSLGYVVSSRASSLASGRTRNVGVIVPFLDRWFFSTVLSGVSAALMRAGYDITLYNITADKDVRRHVFDTFLRRQRVDAVIAVSIELDEDETQYLLDLGLPVIAIGGPNPKLDTLTVDDVAVAQLATEHLISLGHTDIAHIGANPEFDIDFHIPTNRRLGFEKALAKAGLPLNHAFLEPADFTVEGGYRAAKQLLGRPGPRPTAVFAASDEMAIGALLAARDLGFSVPEELSIVGIDGHELGEFFRLTTVDQFPLGQGERAADAVLAKLATPDAVHIPSALPYELNVRGTTARLL; this is encoded by the coding sequence ATGGCCAGCATCGATGAGGTCGCCCGGCTCGCCGGAGTCTCCACCGCGACCGTCTCGCGCGCACTGAGCGGACGCGGCCATGTGTCCGAGTCCGCGAAGGAGAGGGTGCAGGCCGCGGCGCAGTCGCTCGGCTACGTCGTCTCGTCGCGCGCGTCGAGCCTGGCCTCCGGTCGCACCCGCAACGTCGGCGTGATCGTCCCCTTCCTCGACCGGTGGTTCTTCAGCACGGTGCTCTCCGGCGTCTCCGCCGCTCTCATGCGCGCGGGCTACGACATCACGCTGTACAACATCACCGCCGACAAGGACGTGCGCCGCCACGTGTTCGACACGTTCCTGCGTCGACAGCGCGTGGATGCCGTGATCGCGGTGTCGATCGAGCTCGACGAGGACGAGACGCAGTACCTGCTCGACCTCGGGCTTCCCGTGATCGCGATCGGCGGTCCGAACCCGAAGCTCGACACCCTCACGGTCGACGACGTCGCGGTCGCGCAGCTGGCGACCGAGCACCTGATCAGCCTCGGCCACACCGACATCGCGCACATCGGGGCGAACCCCGAGTTCGACATCGACTTCCACATCCCGACCAACCGCCGCCTGGGCTTCGAGAAGGCTCTGGCGAAGGCCGGCCTCCCCCTGAACCATGCCTTCCTCGAACCAGCCGACTTCACGGTCGAGGGCGGATACCGGGCGGCCAAGCAGCTGCTCGGACGCCCGGGACCCCGCCCGACCGCGGTGTTCGCGGCGTCGGATGAGATGGCCATCGGCGCCCTGCTCGCGGCTCGCGACCTCGGCTTCAGCGTGCCGGAGGAGCTGTCGATCGTCGGCATCGACGGGCACGAGCTCGGCGAGTTCTTCCGCCTGACCACGGTCGATCAGTTCCCGCTCGGACAGGGAGAGCGGGCAGCGGATGCGGTGCTTGCGAAGCTCGCCACCCCGGATGCCGTGCACATCCCCTCGGCGCTGCCCTACGAGCTGAACGTGCGCGGGACGACCGCGCGCCTGCTCTAG
- the fdxA gene encoding ferredoxin, translating to MTYVIALPCVDVKDKACIDECPVDCIYEGERSLYIHPDECVDCGACEPVCPVEAIYYEDDLPDEWQDYYKANVEFFDEIGSPGGAAKTGMLAFDHPIIAALAPQGEHA from the coding sequence ATGACCTATGTGATCGCTCTGCCGTGCGTCGATGTGAAGGACAAGGCCTGCATCGACGAATGTCCCGTCGACTGCATCTACGAGGGCGAGCGGTCGCTCTACATCCACCCGGATGAGTGCGTGGACTGCGGTGCCTGCGAGCCGGTCTGCCCCGTCGAGGCCATCTACTACGAAGACGATCTGCCCGACGAGTGGCAGGACTACTACAAGGCCAACGTCGAGTTCTTCGACGAGATCGGATCTCCCGGAGGCGCCGCGAAGACGGGGATGCTCGCCTTCGACCACCCGATCATCGCCGCGCTCGCACCCCAGGGAGAACACGCATGA
- a CDS encoding superoxide dismutase, with the protein MSTLYTLPELPYDYSALEPHISGKIMELHHSKHHQTYVTGANTALEQLATARSAGDLANVNKLEKDLAFNLGGHINHSVFWQNLSPEGGGAPEGELEAALVDAFGSIEAFRAHFTATALGVQGSGWAVLAWDSVGARPVIFQLFDQQGNAPLGVTPLLQLDVWEHAYYLDYLNVRADYVKAFWELVNWPDVQRRFEAARTATKGLIVAS; encoded by the coding sequence ATGTCCACTCTCTACACGCTCCCTGAGCTGCCCTACGACTACTCGGCCCTCGAGCCGCACATCTCGGGCAAGATCATGGAGCTGCACCACTCCAAGCACCACCAGACCTACGTGACCGGTGCGAACACCGCGCTCGAGCAGCTCGCGACCGCTCGCAGCGCCGGCGACCTCGCGAACGTCAACAAGCTCGAGAAGGACCTCGCGTTCAACCTCGGCGGCCACATCAACCACTCGGTGTTCTGGCAGAACCTCTCGCCCGAGGGCGGCGGCGCCCCCGAGGGCGAGCTGGAGGCCGCGCTGGTCGACGCGTTCGGGTCGATCGAGGCCTTCCGCGCGCACTTCACCGCGACCGCGCTCGGCGTGCAGGGATCGGGCTGGGCCGTGCTGGCGTGGGACAGCGTCGGAGCGCGCCCCGTGATCTTCCAGCTGTTCGACCAGCAGGGCAATGCCCCGCTCGGCGTCACCCCGCTGCTGCAGCTGGACGTCTGGGAGCACGCGTACTACCTCGACTACCTCAACGTGCGCGCCGACTACGTCAAGGCGTTCTGGGAGCTGGTGAACTGGCCCGACGTGCAGCGTCGCTTCGAGGCGGCCCGCACGGCGACGAAGGGTCTCATCGTCGCGAGCTGA
- a CDS encoding flavin reductase family protein yields the protein MTATPVPTPIGEALKAAFRTHPAGVAIITASTPEGPVGLTASSVASVAVDPAAIVFSVTRATGSAGAILGAATFVVHLIDDEHADLAQSFAVSGSERFTPEQGWAALPTGEPHLPEARAALRCRTIQTVAVGSSTVVIAEVIDVLAGPTGRPLVYLDRRFHALPSDTHH from the coding sequence ATGACCGCAACACCCGTACCCACCCCGATCGGCGAGGCGCTCAAGGCCGCGTTCCGCACGCACCCCGCCGGCGTCGCGATCATCACCGCGAGCACACCCGAGGGCCCGGTCGGTCTCACGGCGTCGAGTGTCGCCTCTGTGGCGGTCGACCCTGCCGCGATCGTGTTCTCCGTGACCCGTGCCACCGGTTCCGCCGGGGCGATCCTGGGGGCTGCGACCTTCGTGGTGCACCTGATCGACGACGAGCATGCCGACCTCGCGCAGAGCTTCGCCGTGAGCGGCTCCGAGCGATTCACGCCCGAGCAGGGGTGGGCCGCACTGCCGACCGGAGAGCCTCATCTCCCCGAGGCCAGGGCGGCGCTGCGCTGTCGGACGATCCAGACCGTGGCGGTCGGCTCGTCGACCGTCGTCATCGCCGAGGTCATCGACGTGCTGGCAGGGCCGACCGGCCGCCCGCTCGTCTACCTCGACCGCCGCTTCCACGCCCTTCCGAGCGACACCCACCACTGA